The Mangrovimonas cancribranchiae nucleotide sequence ATACCGTAAATATTATTTTCGAAAATTTTTATCCATTCGAATATAGAAACGTATTTTTCTTCAACTGAATAACTATTAAGTTGAGATGGCGTATTTTGGTAAACCTCGATGAGTTTTTCGTTTATCTGGCTATAATCATCTAAAAAAATCTCAAAATTCCCAGCTTGATTTTCACCCCATTTATTAATACGCTGTAAGTGTTTTAAATCGCCAATTATATAGGTTTTATCAAAGTCGCTAAACCCTGAATTATATATGCCTACTATGTTATATGGTATCATTCTTGGCGGCTTGTTAGGATCGTCTTCTCGCCTAAACATCGTGATAAACTTATCGCCCACTTTAAAATGCATTCGATTGGCTAAATATTCCGATATTAAGACATCTTCATTCATTTTACCTGAATAATCTGGCAAATCGCCATCGACTAAAAACTCTTTAAAATAGCTCCAATCGTAATCGCCACCAACACCTTTAACAATCACTGCTTCAAAATCGGTTTCAGTTCTAATAACCCCCAGTTTTGTTGCCACAGCTTGAATGTGTTTTATGCCACTAACCGATTTAAACTCGGGATAAAAATCTTGTTCCATAGAAACCGGTGCACCACTTTCTTGCGAATTGTTACTATCGAAATTTGAAATAATTAAATGCCCGTTAAACGCCGATACTTTATCGCGAATTTTATGCTGAAGCCCAATTCCTGTAGCAATCGAAATAAGCATAACTACCATACCAATAGCAATAGCTGTAATACCAATTTTTATAATTGGTGCCGAAACGCTACTTTTATACGTTTTATTATCAATTATGCGTTTTGCTGTAAAATATTCGAAATTCAAACTATGTGTTTACTTTTAAAGATGTTCAAAAATACAGTTTTATTATTGGTTTTAGTATTGATTTCCTGCGGAAACTCTCCAAAGGAGAAATCGCTATCTAAAAAGGCTTCAGAAAAACAAAATACAGCCACTAGCTATGATTCTGTACTAAAGACTCCTATTGTTGTTGGCGCTAATAAAACACAAGATTACTTTCCTAAACTCTCAGGCAAAACTATTGGTATTGTTGCCAACCAAACCTCGGTTATTTTTAACGCCAACGGCCACACACATATTGTAGATTCGCTTTATAATTCTAACATTAAAATTCAAACTGTTTTTGCTCCGGAACACGGTTTTCGTGGTAAAGCCGATGCTGGTGAAGTTGTAAAAGATGGTGTAGACACTAAAACAGGTTTGCCAATTGTATCGTTATACGGAAGCAATAAAAAACCAACTCCAGAACAATTACAAGGAATTGACCTTATTATTTTTGATATTCAAGATGTGGGCGCTAGATTTTACACTTACATTTCTACATTGCATTATGTTATGGAAGCTTGTGCCGAAAATAATATTTCGGTTTTAGTATTAGATAGACCAAACCCCAACGGACATTACATTGATGGGCCTATTTTAGAACCAGGACACAAAAGTTTTGTTGGTATGCATCCTGTTCCTGTTGTTCATGGTATGACTATTGGCGAATATGCCCAAATGATAAATGGTGAAGGCTGGTTAGAAAATGGTGTCACTTGCAATTTAGATATTATTAAAATGACTAACTATTCGCATAAAACACCGTACAGTTTACCCATAAAACCGTCTCCAAATTTACCGACAGATCAAGCGATAAACCTATATCCTAGTTTATGCTTTTTTGAAGGCACTAAT carries:
- a CDS encoding FtsX-like permease family protein, which gives rise to MNFEYFTAKRIIDNKTYKSSVSAPIIKIGITAIAIGMVVMLISIATGIGLQHKIRDKVSAFNGHLIISNFDSNNSQESGAPVSMEQDFYPEFKSVSGIKHIQAVATKLGVIRTETDFEAVIVKGVGGDYDWSYFKEFLVDGDLPDYSGKMNEDVLISEYLANRMHFKVGDKFITMFRREDDPNKPPRMIPYNIVGIYNSGFSDFDKTYIIGDLKHLQRINKWGENQAGNFEIFLDDYSQINEKLIEVYQNTPSQLNSYSVEEKYVSIFEWIKIFENNIYGIIGVMILVAGINMITALLVLILERTQMIGVFKALGSNNWSIRKIFLYNASYLILLGLFWGNVLGLGLLLAQKYFKFIPLNPDVYYVAEVPIYLNLTYVLLLNLGTFVMCLIMLLVPSYLISKISPVKAMRFE
- a CDS encoding DUF1343 domain-containing protein, which translates into the protein MFKNTVLLLVLVLISCGNSPKEKSLSKKASEKQNTATSYDSVLKTPIVVGANKTQDYFPKLSGKTIGIVANQTSVIFNANGHTHIVDSLYNSNIKIQTVFAPEHGFRGKADAGEVVKDGVDTKTGLPIVSLYGSNKKPTPEQLQGIDLIIFDIQDVGARFYTYISTLHYVMEACAENNISVLVLDRPNPNGHYIDGPILEPGHKSFVGMHPVPVVHGMTIGEYAQMINGEGWLENGVTCNLDIIKMTNYSHKTPYSLPIKPSPNLPTDQAINLYPSLCFFEGTNVNAGRGTKTPFEVFGSPFLNQNTYTFTYTPQSNDGAKYPKHKDVLCYGKKLSQNEPLHRLDLNYLIEAYNNTSDKTVFFNKFFTKLAGTKTLQKQIEDELTVSEIKKTWALGLKAYKEMRKPYLLYN